The DNA window TCCATCAGATCCAGAACGCCGAACAAGTATTTTGGCGACAATCACTTTTGCGGCGGGGGTTTGCTATCCCCACACTGGGTGATTACCGCCGCCCACTGTGTCATGGGGTAGGGTTAATTGGGTTAATAGACAACAAATCCTGATCTCCCTTATCCCGCAGCCAAGCCAAGATAATGTACAAGGCTCGCTGGCTGCTGGTGGTGGCCGGATCCCCAAGCCGACTTCGATACATTCCTGGCAAAACGATCTGCACGCCGGTGGAAAAGGTCTACGTCCCAAAGAACTTTACCATGTACAACACCTGGAATATGGCGCTGTTGAGACTTCAGGTGAAAATGCCCTTGAAGGACCCTCGGATCGGATTCCTCCACCTGCCTAATGCATCGCCTCAATTGGGCGTAAATTACTCTGTTCTCGGCTGGGGAAGATTGTACGCGGTAAGCCATAGACCAACTCTGTTCTTGAAGCTCTAAGCTAGATCCAATGTCTCTAGGGTGGACCCTTGGCAGTGAGAATCTATCACCTGGAAGTGTCTCTTCTGGACAACGAGCAATGTAAGAAGCATTTCCGCCACTACAGGACGGGAATGATGTGTGCCGCCAAGTACAATGAGACCACGGACGCCGATCCCTGCAGCGGCGACATCGGGTCCCCCATGATAAACGGCAGGGTGATTGTCGGCATAGTCGCCTATCCGATTGGCTGCGGCTGCGCTAATATTCCGTCCGTCTATACGGACGTGTACAGTAACATAAAATGGATAAGATCTACGGCCTATAGATTGTCCAGCGCCATTAGGCCTTTCCCATTTATGGGGTTCCTTTTAATTATTCCAGCTAAAGTCGGGTGGAATGGTAATATAATTCCAAATTATctggtaaacattttttaaaattctgagAGAGTGAAGAGTTTTTAAGAATTCGTCAAAATGCCTTGtatttgcaaaaataaatgtaatgtaACAGGTCACAGAACTCCAACTAAATCTACGTACACATTTAAAACGTTAGATACATTGTGCTTTGCTTAATTGATAATACACAGAACTCGTTGTATTTTAGAACCCAGCTATTAGAGTAGTGCTTGCGTTAGATTAGCGACATTTTCAGCTTGGTCCGCAGGTCCTGCCAACAGTCCTTGCCCACTGCCAACTGACACAAAGCGCGGACGAGGGCCGCGAGCATGCGGCTATAATTGACTTGGCCGCCCTCTGCC is part of the Drosophila biarmipes strain raj3 chromosome 2R, RU_DBia_V1.1, whole genome shotgun sequence genome and encodes:
- the LOC108026611 gene encoding trypsin, which gives rise to MALKYHNVAVLLVMMMICSGAHRMKRLSSPEFYGDETLEMAKYVVSIRSRTPNKYFGDNHFCGGGLLSPHWVITAAHCVMGQAKIMYKARWLLVVAGSPSRLRYIPGKTICTPVEKVYVPKNFTMYNTWNMALLRLQVKMPLKDPRIGFLHLPNASPQLGVNYSVLGWGRLYAGGPLAVRIYHLEVSLLDNEQCKKHFRHYRTGMMCAAKYNETTDADPCSGDIGSPMINGRVIVGIVAYPIGCGCANIPSVYTDVYSNIKWIRSTAYRLSSAIRPFPFMGFLLIIPAKVGWNGNIIPNYLVNIF